In Mugil cephalus isolate CIBA_MC_2020 chromosome 20, CIBA_Mcephalus_1.1, whole genome shotgun sequence, the following are encoded in one genomic region:
- the LOC124997623 gene encoding cytosolic 5'-nucleotidase 3-like: MIQELSNPSVCMKDPKRVQEILQSMMKAGSNTLQVISDFDRTLTRFAHNGKRCPTCHDILDNSKLISSDCREKLEELRDTYYPIEIDFSRSVEEKLPLMVEWWTKAHELLVEQQIKKDLLATVVHESNAMLREGYQLFFDHLHEHSIPLLIFSAGIGDILEEVIRQARVFHPNVNVFSNYMDFDESGVLRAFKGELIHIYNKREGALLNTGHFQELRTRPNVLLLGDSLGDLTMADGVQDMENILKIGYLNDKVEERKQSYLDAYDIVLLRDETLEVPNAVLLYLTGNK, encoded by the exons ATG ATTCAAGAGCTGTCCAACCCCTCGGTGTGTATGAAGGACCCTAAGAGGGTGCAAGAGATCCTGCAGTCCATGATGAAGGCTGGCTCCAACACCTTGCAG GTGATCTCAGACTTTGACAGGACCCTGACAAGATTTGCACACAATGGAAAAAGGTGCCCTACCTGTCACG ATATTCTTGACAACAGCAAACTCATTTCCAGTGACTGCAGAGAAAAG CTAGAGGAGCTTCGTGACACGTACTACCCAATAGAGATTGACTTCTCGCGGTCAGTGGAGGAGAAGCTGCCTCTGATGGTTGAGTG GTGGACCAAAGCTCATGAACTCCTGGTAGAGCAGCAGATCAAGAAAGACCTGCTGGCTACGGTGGTCCATGAATCTAATGCCATGCTGAG GGAAGGCTACCAGCTGTTCTTTGACCACCTGCACGAGCACAGCATCCCGCTGCTCATATTCTCCGCTGGAATAGGAGATATCCTGGAAGAGGTGATTCGCCAAGCCAGGGTCTTCCACCCCAACGTCAACGTCTTCTCCAACTACATGGACTTTGATGAGTCT GGGGTGTTGAGGGCTTTCAAGGGAGAGCTGATTCACATCTACAACAAGAGGGAAGGTGCGCTGCTCAACACCGGCCACTTCCAGGAGCTGCGGACGCGGCCCAACGTGCTACTGTTGGGGGATTCTCTGGGAGATCTGACCATGGCTGACGGAGTGCAGGACATGGAGAACATCCTCAAGATCGGCTATCTCAATGACAAG gtggaggagaggaagcagtCATACTTGGACGCATATGACATCGTGTTGTTGAGGGATGAAACCTTGGAAGTCCCCAACGCCGTTCTCCTCTATCTCACTGGGAATAAATGA